The DNA segment TGAGCTGAATTTTTCCCTCAGGATCTTTGGAAGGACATGGAAGTGGAGTCTTATAGGCAGAAAATGAGGAGCAGGTTGTAGCCAAACTTACATAACATTTAAGTTGAAGGAAATAATTTTCTCCAATTTCTCATTAGGGGAAGTATAGGATTACAAtaacttgaattgaatttattaccACATTGTTCTGGCAATTTCATAATGGAACATACAACAAGTTGCAGTAAATCATTGCCTCTTAAATAGCATGCTGAAATATTGGCTTTGGGACACCATAAATGTAACTGTTAACATTAATCTGGCATTCGGTTCACAATGGTACTGGTCTGTTCAGATTACTGTGAGCGAGTATGCTGTCCTTAAAGTGGGTGAAGAGTTTGAATTGGGAATATATTGTAAATCTCTTTCAGTCTTTTAATTTTTTGCTGTAGTTGTGGAAATAATGCACTCGCATTCCAAGATACTGCAATTACTCAACTGCTAAAGCATTTCTTCTACATTCCTACTAACAAACAGATGAAAGTctcataaaaaaaaaagcagattgTTGTGGGTTACTTTACCAACTTCCTCTTATTGTCTACTGCAAATGCTTGATTTTACTTAGAGAAATTCAAAGATCAAGAAATACTTTAGAGAAAtgtaataataaacaataaacagaGAATTAACAGTGAACTAAGAGCGATAATGTGTGAAAGAAGTTAACTTAACAGTGAATCCAGACAGAAAAATCCAAGGGTCCTTCTAAAGGGGCAAAACAGTTGATTGTTTCCTAGCTGTCAGTTCCTGATCTTGAACTGCTGGCAAATGAGGGTTTGGTTTGAATTTAGTAATACAACTCATGACACTAAAAGCAGAAACGTCATTGTCAATTCCTTGTGCAAGTTTCATTTAAGACTTGAAATCTCACAGAATAGTCTTGTGTTGTTGGCTGGAGTTACAAAGTCAGTTATGGAGCCAACAAACAACACTGAAACAACGGATCAGTCGTTCGGCGTAGAACATGGCATAGCAGCAAGCATCATCCTTGGAGTAACATGCCTCATTGGAGTTCCAGGGAATTCACTGGTTATCTGGATTATATTGTTTAAGATGAAAAAGTGGCCATCCACAATTctgctgatcctgaacctggccATTGCCGATCTGGTTGTCCTGATCACTTTACCATTGTGGATTTATTCCATCACCAGCAGCTGGGTCTTTGGAGAAGCCTCCTGCAAAATTTTCAGCTATCTCATTTACTGCAACCTGTATGGCAGTGTGTTCTTCATCATGCTGATGAGCATTGACCGCTTCATGGCTATCATCTATCCATTTGCTTCACAAAAGTGGCGGAAAGTCAGCTTCATTTGCAAAGTAATAGTTGTTGTTTGGATTCTGGCTTTTCTCTTTGCTGTTCCTATCATTCCAATTAAAAGAGTTCAGATGGTAGATTACAAGAAACAATGTTCAGCCCGTGAGTATGACTCTAAAACTCAACAAATTACATGCCTCGCACTGGAGACATTTGTTGGATTTGTGATtccttttactgtgctcattgtCTGTTATGCATATGTTGCAAGAAGGGTGAACAAAATGACTTTTAAGAGTAAAAACAGATCTGAAATGCTAATTGCCAGCATTGTGATTGCTTTTGTTGTCTGCTGGCTTCCTTACCATGTCTTCAATGTGATCGAATTTGCTTCCCTCATGGTGAGGCCAGACTCGGGTGCATCAGCTACGCTGGATCACATTTCTGAAGTTGGATCATACGTTACTGGggcattggctttcatcagcaGTAGCATTAACCCTATGCTTTATGCATTTGCTGCCAGGAGTATGCGGAGTGGCTTTCGATCTTCAGTAATGGTAAAGATATTTGAGCAAATGGATCGGTCCACTAAAGATGAATATACTATGGAACGTATTAATGAGACAAAAATGGAAAGCACCCAAGATCTATAAACCTTTATTGTGCTGTTAATGAAAAGCTCCATTCCCTCCTGCATGAAGATCAATGGCAAAATGTGTATAGTACATAAGTTAAATGCAGCAGAGATAAccgggtcactggtgctgaaCTTAATAGATGATATCTTACCCAGAAATATATGTTACTTTGTGACTCAACTCACCTGTAGTAAAGATTACCTGGTTGATTTCTCACTGAAAAGTTTGCTGTAAGTTTATACTAATTGATTACATCTTGTGTGTCACAGAATTAGACTAACACTTCGTTAGATGACTGGATTTACTAATTCCAATCAAATAATATAAGTCAtgtatttttttcccatttccttTCAAATATTACTTCAACACTTTAAACTGTTCTTTCCTTGTGCGCAAAGAGCGTTGTAGTCAATCTTCAACAAATTGGCTCTTTATTGACAGTAAACCAACGTGCACTAAAAACAGACAATTTTTATCCATGAGGAACCAAAGGACAATGTATAGAACTTTTAAAACAGACTGTGGACTAAGAAGAAACGCTGAGGAATTGTTCATGCAAGTACAAACAGGATACAGCTAGAACTTGAGTATTGTTGTTCTCTGTGCCACTGTGTGGGACTACCAACAAACATTAAAATGGCAGCACAGAAGGAACGGAAATGGTGTCTATCCCATTGCTGTTTGTGCCTCTGGCAGCCTCTGAAAGTGGTAATCATCAGAATCTTCTCTATATGCCAAACTTGCAGAATACTTATATACTCAGACTTTGACCCACCGAAGCATTTTTGTTGTGCTAATAATTGAACATTGATTCCTTCTATATTTCCTACAGTCTTGGAAATGCAGAAGGCTATCAGAATGGGACAATCAAAGAGGAAAGGACTGTACTAATCAAATCAAATTGTCAGGGATGTGATTTCTGTGACTTTTTTTTGTATTATGATTCACTTTAACAACTTGCAGGTAGCTGGGTCCGATTCCTGGAAACATGAGAAAATAAACCTTCAAACGATTGCTTGAGTGAGTTAATATTTTAAAGAGTGAGTAATATTTAAAGTTGAAGGGCAGCCTCAAGGGAATTACGCAGAGGACAGGGCTCCTTTGAATGATCACTAGAGTGACTTGTGTTCCAAGTCAGGTTACAATTAATGTGTGTAAGGCTTAGAGTGTGGAAGTCAGAACAGTGCACAAGGGTTTATAAAATCTTCAGTAGTTCCAGATAACATTTTATCTGCAAGCTTGTTCAGTCTTTAAAATCTTTTAATAGAATTCAGAGCCATGCTGCTCTGTTGACATTGTTAAGCA comes from the Mobula hypostoma chromosome 14, sMobHyp1.1, whole genome shotgun sequence genome and includes:
- the si:dkey-148a17.6 gene encoding leukotriene B4 receptor 1 yields the protein MEPTNNTETTDQSFGVEHGIAASIILGVTCLIGVPGNSLVIWIILFKMKKWPSTILLILNLAIADLVVLITLPLWIYSITSSWVFGEASCKIFSYLIYCNLYGSVFFIMLMSIDRFMAIIYPFASQKWRKVSFICKVIVVVWILAFLFAVPIIPIKRVQMVDYKKQCSAREYDSKTQQITCLALETFVGFVIPFTVLIVCYAYVARRVNKMTFKSKNRSEMLIASIVIAFVVCWLPYHVFNVIEFASLMVRPDSGASATLDHISEVGSYVTGALAFISSSINPMLYAFAARSMRSGFRSSVMVKIFEQMDRSTKDEYTMERINETKMESTQDL